In Geopsychrobacter electrodiphilus DSM 16401, a single window of DNA contains:
- the dksA gene encoding RNA polymerase-binding protein DksA: MKKDLINEFRTLLRAQMNELLHDANRTVSDMTEDNINFPDPTDRASLESDRNFELRIRDRERMLINKIRQALERIEEGSFGQCESCEEEIGADRLRARPVTTLCIDCKTEQERQEKIG, from the coding sequence ATGAAAAAAGACCTGATCAATGAATTTCGCACCCTCCTCCGTGCTCAGATGAACGAACTGTTGCATGATGCGAACCGAACAGTCTCGGACATGACCGAAGATAACATCAACTTTCCTGACCCGACCGACCGGGCAAGCCTCGAATCGGACCGGAATTTTGAGTTACGCATCCGTGACCGGGAGCGAATGCTGATCAACAAGATTCGTCAGGCACTGGAGCGGATTGAAGAGGGCTCCTTCGGCCAATGTGAAAGCTGTGAAGAAGAGATCGGCGCCGATCGCCTGCGCGCCCGTCCGGTTACAACCCTATGTATCGACTGTAAAACCGAGCAGGAGCGGCAGGAAAAAATCGGTTAA
- the radA gene encoding DNA repair protein RadA has translation MAKVKTFFTCQQCGFQSPKWLGKCPDCNQWNTLVEEQSQPLPGSRALPTPGKPQKMCEITNSAEDRVSCGLAELDRTLGGGLVAGSLILIGGDPGIGKSTLLLQTANQLGKRGKALYVTAEESPRQVKMRGDRLGAASDNLYLLAETSLEQIRKRVSELKPDFLIIDSIQTIFTSSVESAPGSVSQVRECAGQLMMLAKGEGIPTFLVGHVTKDGSIAGPRVLEHMVDTVLYFEGDPGHPYRILRAVKNRFGSTNEIGVFEMQENGLREVSNPSELFLAERPEKTPGSVVVPALEGTRPILVELQALVSGSSFGTPQRTAIGIDHKRMALLIAILDKKVELQLAGQDIFVNVAGGVRVDEPAIDLATIAALASSHLNRAIEAQTVIFGEVGLTGEVRAVSQPELRVKEAARLGFNRCILPQGCLKNLKPPRGMKLIPIRHASELIDLIFN, from the coding sequence ATGGCCAAGGTAAAAACCTTCTTCACCTGTCAGCAATGTGGCTTTCAAAGTCCAAAATGGCTGGGGAAATGCCCCGATTGCAACCAGTGGAATACCCTGGTCGAGGAGCAATCTCAACCCCTGCCGGGAAGTCGCGCCTTGCCGACTCCGGGCAAACCGCAAAAAATGTGCGAAATCACTAATTCGGCTGAAGATCGCGTCAGCTGCGGCCTGGCAGAACTTGATCGCACCCTCGGCGGCGGACTGGTTGCCGGCTCACTGATTCTGATCGGCGGAGACCCCGGCATCGGCAAGTCGACCCTGCTGCTGCAGACCGCCAATCAGCTCGGGAAAAGAGGCAAAGCGCTCTACGTCACGGCCGAAGAATCGCCACGTCAGGTCAAAATGCGCGGTGATCGCCTCGGGGCTGCATCTGATAATCTCTACCTGCTCGCCGAAACTTCACTCGAACAGATCCGCAAACGAGTCAGCGAGCTCAAGCCCGATTTTCTGATCATTGATTCCATCCAGACAATCTTCACCAGCAGCGTCGAATCAGCCCCCGGCAGCGTCAGCCAGGTGCGTGAATGTGCCGGGCAACTGATGATGCTCGCCAAAGGTGAAGGGATCCCCACCTTTCTGGTCGGACACGTCACCAAGGATGGCTCCATCGCCGGCCCGCGGGTGCTTGAACATATGGTCGACACCGTGCTCTACTTTGAAGGTGACCCGGGCCACCCCTACCGTATCCTGCGCGCTGTCAAAAATCGTTTCGGCTCGACCAATGAGATCGGGGTTTTTGAGATGCAAGAGAACGGCCTGCGTGAAGTCTCGAACCCCTCGGAACTTTTCCTGGCCGAGCGCCCTGAAAAAACCCCGGGGAGTGTCGTCGTACCCGCCCTCGAAGGAACACGGCCGATTTTAGTCGAGTTACAGGCACTGGTCTCCGGCAGCAGTTTCGGCACCCCGCAGCGCACCGCAATTGGAATCGACCACAAACGGATGGCGTTATTGATTGCCATTCTCGATAAAAAAGTTGAACTTCAGCTGGCGGGACAGGATATCTTTGTCAATGTCGCCGGCGGAGTACGTGTAGATGAACCGGCCATCGATCTGGCCACCATCGCGGCGTTAGCCAGCAGTCACCTCAACCGGGCGATCGAGGCACAAACCGTTATCTTTGGTGAAGTCGGTCTGACCGGCGAAGTCCGGGCAGTCTCCCAGCCTGAACTCCGGGTCAAAGAGGCGGCCCGTCTCGGCTTTAACCGCTGCATCCTGCCACAGGGCTGCCTGAAGAATCTCAAACCACCCAGGGGGATGAAACTGATCCCGATCCGCCATGCCAGTGAACTGATAGATCTGATCTTCAACTGA
- a CDS encoding sensor histidine kinase, translated as MELISRRIAQLTLLSRLGQAINAATDLTSLCEIIPTVFVEHAALTGVILRPKLSDPISEKPYFLRTQITDSAQLLFLLQQEQQISDQVQRTGRSQNLTPIGPQKDLPSCLYCVPLSIHGRHLGTLSFFGGSDDNRAPFRLEQQQLFLTCSFQIAQALEQQLTTERLRRVSAADARNLQDISLLYRISQLLHSTLATDELMHLILSLLVHPQGGAFQRAMLFMVNERSNSLQGILGVTRETSELVLPEGLPVENNPLQIAAEVLSAQKNTDFSQRIMQLRLPLDDPDSCLARVVRGQQAVKIERPHKSDDMAPTLSLQDHACIPLIARQRVLCVLAVDNYDTMEKIDAQRMLFLELFAAQAGIALDNAQLVSRLESAHRSLHETQERLLHREKMATIGEMSASIAHELRNPLASVGGFARRLRKKLPADSSELNYAIIIQEESERLEKMLDKILSFARQDEMTPALFRLERILEQSLLIESEKLTQANIKLTTEFAADLPPLQGDAEQIEQVLINLIGNARQAMPQGGQLSIRARKTRIRGEDAIQLEIHDTGEGIPPEVMANIFNPFFTTRKQGTGLGLSICQRIIDHHQGELKAVNHQNGACFTLTLPLRLKGRSFKNPDADN; from the coding sequence ATGGAGCTAATATCCCGCCGGATCGCTCAGCTAACCCTGTTGTCACGCCTTGGTCAAGCCATCAACGCGGCAACCGACCTCACTAGTCTATGTGAAATTATCCCGACGGTCTTTGTGGAACACGCCGCATTGACAGGGGTTATCCTGCGCCCAAAACTCAGTGACCCCATCTCCGAAAAACCTTATTTTCTGCGCACGCAAATCACCGACTCTGCCCAACTGTTGTTTCTGCTTCAGCAGGAACAACAGATAAGTGATCAGGTTCAACGTACCGGACGCAGTCAGAATCTTACCCCGATTGGCCCGCAAAAAGATCTTCCCTCCTGCCTTTACTGCGTTCCACTGAGTATCCATGGCCGACACCTTGGCACCCTCAGTTTTTTCGGTGGCAGTGATGATAATCGAGCACCTTTTCGCCTTGAGCAGCAGCAACTTTTTTTGACCTGCAGTTTTCAAATCGCCCAGGCACTCGAGCAGCAACTGACCACCGAACGCCTGCGGCGTGTCTCCGCAGCCGATGCCCGCAATCTCCAGGATATATCTCTGCTCTATCGTATCAGCCAGTTGCTCCATAGCACCCTCGCTACCGATGAGCTCATGCACCTGATTCTCTCACTGCTGGTACACCCCCAGGGCGGGGCCTTTCAGCGTGCAATGCTCTTCATGGTCAATGAGCGAAGCAACAGCCTGCAGGGGATATTGGGCGTTACGCGAGAGACTTCCGAGCTGGTCTTGCCCGAAGGCCTCCCGGTGGAGAACAACCCCTTACAGATCGCCGCCGAAGTCCTGAGCGCACAGAAAAACACCGACTTTTCCCAGCGAATCATGCAACTCCGTTTACCGCTCGATGATCCCGACAGTTGTCTGGCGCGCGTTGTCCGGGGACAGCAAGCAGTCAAGATCGAGCGCCCACATAAATCAGACGATATGGCGCCAACGCTTTCACTGCAAGACCATGCCTGCATTCCGCTGATCGCCCGACAGCGGGTCCTGTGCGTGTTGGCAGTGGACAACTACGACACAATGGAAAAGATTGATGCCCAACGCATGCTTTTTCTCGAACTTTTCGCCGCACAAGCCGGCATCGCCCTCGACAATGCGCAATTAGTCAGCCGTTTGGAATCAGCACACCGCAGTCTGCATGAAACCCAGGAACGCCTGCTTCACCGTGAAAAGATGGCAACCATCGGCGAGATGTCGGCCTCTATTGCGCATGAACTGCGCAATCCTCTCGCTTCGGTCGGTGGCTTCGCACGCCGTCTGCGCAAAAAACTTCCCGCGGACAGCAGCGAACTGAATTATGCGATCATTATTCAGGAAGAGAGTGAGCGCCTCGAAAAAATGCTCGACAAAATTCTCTCCTTCGCCCGACAGGATGAAATGACCCCAGCCCTGTTCCGACTGGAGCGTATCCTCGAGCAATCATTATTGATTGAAAGCGAGAAACTCACTCAAGCCAATATCAAGCTCACCACAGAGTTTGCGGCGGACTTACCCCCCTTGCAGGGGGATGCTGAACAGATCGAACAGGTTTTAATCAACCTGATCGGCAACGCACGTCAGGCGATGCCCCAGGGAGGACAGCTGTCCATTCGCGCACGAAAAACCCGGATCCGCGGAGAAGATGCTATCCAGCTTGAAATCCACGACACCGGTGAAGGGATCCCTCCCGAGGTCATGGCCAACATCTTCAACCCATTCTTCACCACCCGAAAGCAAGGAACCGGCCTCGGACTATCTATCTGTCAACGGATCATTGATCACCACCAGGGAGAACTCAAAGCGGTTAATCATCAAAACGGCGCATGCTTCACCCTGACACTCCCGCTGAGATTAAAAGGACGCAGCTTCAAAAACCCGGACGCAGACAATTGA
- the rpmA gene encoding 50S ribosomal protein L27, whose protein sequence is MAHKKAAGSSRNGRDSAGQRLGVKRFGGQVVTAGSILVRQRGTTFHPGTNVGCGKDYTLFALTNGVVKFETKAKGRQFISVYSA, encoded by the coding sequence ATGGCTCATAAGAAAGCTGCCGGTAGTTCGAGAAATGGTCGCGATAGCGCGGGACAGCGACTCGGCGTCAAACGTTTTGGTGGTCAGGTTGTGACCGCCGGATCGATTCTGGTACGTCAGCGTGGTACGACCTTCCACCCCGGCACCAATGTCGGCTGTGGCAAAGACTACACCCTGTTCGCCCTGACCAATGGTGTGGTCAAGTTTGAGACCAAGGCCAAGGGACGCCAGTTTATCAGCGTCTACTCTGCCTGA
- a CDS encoding TIGR03960 family B12-binding radical SAM protein, whose translation MNDFRRLTEVSRPSRYLGGELGSRSKNPDQIELRMALAFPDVYEVGMSHMGFPILYRILNDLDGISAERAYTPWPDMAELLVRDGAPLTSLESGRPLADFDIIGFTLQYELSYTNILWMLQLAGLPVRREERGPDAPLIVVGGPCAFNPEPLADFIDCALIGDGEEAIVELVETVRQARREKLPRAGLLERLSTIPGIYVPSFFEVDYQADGRVAEIRPLKPGYTKVTRRFLADLETAPFPTEPIIPFMQTVHNRVAMEIARGCTRGCRFCQAGYIYRPVRERSPEKIAELVEAALSNSGYEEISLLSLSTGDYSCIEPLLKGLMTRYAEDRVAVSFPSLRVGSLSESLMEEIKKVRKTGFTLAPEAGSERMRQVINKGITEADLLETTHNAFTLGWRVIKLYFMMGLPTETDEDLKAIVELAAQVKRSGRGTQGGADVNVAVSTFVPKPHTPFQWEPQLSIAETLRKQNLLKDGLRSKKLRLKYHEASLSYLEGVFARGDRRLGRLLEAALAAGCRFDGWREHFDYAKWQQAFAVAGIDPDWYLREREESEILPWDHIDCGLSKDFFSTERRKSLELTATPDCRSGECSVCGVCDFEQLRMRLQQPQDLPLPPAKPVTSGNDQLRFRVRLQLSKLGRAKMVAHLEYLTMFQRAVRRAGLPVRFSQGFHPTPKVSYLEALPMGVESEAELVDIELFEPVSAEEVARRLNLQLPEGFLVVAAEIPAAGVPSPSASVAASIYRVPLPGENTDIEQAISTFLASEKVSYVQLKQGVEKIVDLRPDVLGLECVDGELEIRLIKGSPLRVASQLLGLGVEPVRQLGVRKIRIELKS comes from the coding sequence ATGAATGATTTTCGAAGGTTGACGGAAGTCAGCCGCCCCTCCCGTTACTTAGGTGGTGAATTGGGCAGTCGCTCCAAAAATCCCGATCAAATTGAATTACGCATGGCCCTGGCGTTCCCCGATGTATATGAAGTGGGGATGAGTCACATGGGTTTTCCGATTCTTTATCGCATTCTCAACGATCTTGATGGTATTTCCGCCGAACGCGCCTATACCCCCTGGCCCGATATGGCAGAGCTGCTGGTGCGTGATGGCGCGCCCCTGACCTCCCTTGAGAGCGGAAGACCGCTGGCCGACTTCGATATCATCGGCTTTACCCTGCAGTACGAGCTCAGCTACACCAATATTTTGTGGATGCTGCAGCTGGCCGGCCTCCCGGTGCGCCGCGAAGAACGCGGTCCCGATGCCCCGTTGATCGTGGTTGGTGGTCCCTGTGCATTCAACCCCGAACCCCTGGCCGATTTTATCGATTGTGCGCTGATCGGTGATGGGGAAGAGGCGATTGTCGAACTGGTGGAGACCGTGCGGCAGGCGCGGCGCGAAAAGCTGCCGCGGGCGGGATTGCTCGAGCGGTTGTCGACGATCCCCGGTATTTACGTCCCGTCGTTTTTTGAAGTGGACTATCAGGCGGACGGACGTGTGGCAGAGATTCGGCCCTTGAAACCAGGCTACACCAAGGTCACGCGACGCTTTCTGGCGGACCTTGAAACCGCACCTTTCCCGACCGAACCGATTATCCCCTTTATGCAGACCGTGCATAACCGGGTGGCGATGGAGATCGCCCGCGGTTGTACGCGCGGCTGCCGGTTTTGTCAGGCCGGTTATATCTACCGGCCGGTGCGCGAACGCAGTCCGGAGAAGATCGCTGAGCTGGTTGAAGCGGCACTGTCAAATTCTGGCTATGAAGAGATTTCGCTGCTTTCGCTGTCGACCGGTGATTACAGTTGCATCGAGCCGTTGCTCAAGGGGTTGATGACCAGGTATGCCGAAGATCGGGTGGCGGTCTCCTTTCCCAGTTTGCGGGTCGGTTCGCTCTCTGAAAGTTTGATGGAAGAGATCAAGAAGGTGCGCAAGACCGGTTTTACCCTGGCGCCAGAAGCAGGCAGCGAGCGGATGCGTCAGGTGATCAATAAAGGGATCACCGAAGCGGATCTGCTCGAAACCACGCACAACGCTTTCACCCTTGGCTGGCGCGTGATCAAGCTCTATTTCATGATGGGTCTGCCGACCGAGACCGATGAAGACCTGAAGGCGATTGTTGAGCTGGCCGCGCAGGTCAAGCGCAGCGGCCGTGGGACTCAAGGGGGGGCTGATGTCAATGTCGCGGTCTCGACCTTTGTGCCGAAGCCGCACACTCCATTTCAGTGGGAACCGCAGCTGAGTATTGCCGAGACCCTGCGCAAGCAGAATCTGCTGAAGGATGGTTTGCGCTCGAAGAAGCTGCGTCTAAAATATCATGAAGCCTCGCTCTCTTATCTCGAGGGAGTCTTTGCCCGTGGCGACCGGCGGCTTGGACGTCTGCTCGAAGCGGCACTTGCCGCCGGGTGCAGGTTTGACGGCTGGCGTGAGCATTTCGACTATGCCAAATGGCAGCAGGCCTTTGCTGTCGCTGGCATCGATCCGGACTGGTATCTGCGTGAGCGTGAAGAGTCAGAGATCCTCCCCTGGGATCATATTGACTGCGGGCTGTCGAAGGACTTCTTTAGTACCGAGCGGCGCAAGTCCCTTGAATTGACGGCCACCCCCGATTGTCGTAGCGGCGAGTGCAGCGTCTGTGGGGTCTGCGATTTTGAACAGTTGAGAATGCGTCTCCAGCAACCGCAGGATCTCCCCCTGCCGCCAGCCAAGCCGGTGACCTCCGGCAATGACCAGTTGCGGTTCCGGGTGCGTTTGCAGCTGAGCAAGCTCGGACGGGCCAAGATGGTTGCGCACCTCGAGTATCTGACAATGTTTCAGCGCGCGGTACGGCGTGCTGGACTGCCGGTGCGTTTTTCTCAGGGATTTCATCCGACCCCCAAGGTTTCCTATCTTGAAGCCCTGCCCATGGGGGTGGAGAGTGAAGCTGAACTGGTCGATATTGAACTCTTCGAGCCGGTGAGTGCAGAAGAGGTCGCCAGACGCTTGAACCTGCAACTGCCTGAGGGTTTTCTGGTAGTAGCGGCCGAGATTCCCGCGGCGGGGGTTCCGTCCCCTTCGGCTTCTGTGGCTGCGAGTATCTACCGCGTGCCGCTTCCTGGTGAAAATACAGATATTGAGCAGGCGATAAGTACCTTTCTCGCCAGTGAGAAAGTCAGCTATGTTCAATTGAAGCAAGGCGTTGAAAAAATTGTTGATCTTCGACCTGACGTCTTGGGCCTTGAGTGTGTCGATGGTGAGCTTGAAATTCGCCTGATCAAGGGGAGTCCGTTACGGGTTGCTTCACAGCTGCTCGGTCTGGGCGTTGAACCGGTCCGCCAGCTCGGTGTGCGTAAGATTCGTATTGAATTGAAATCTTAG
- a CDS encoding Rne/Rng family ribonuclease — protein MTRELVINTTSHETRVALLEGGHIAELYIEREREMGIVGNIYKGRVIRVLPGMQAAFVDVGLEKAAFLYVADVIDEMNAVARFIDGEGSGTEQAEGEEQPLPPIEDLLREGQEILVQISKEPISTKGARITSHISLPGRHLVYMPTVDHVGISRRIDDEEERERLRVLVETMKPEGSGFIVRTVSEGKSEADLKADMDFLVELWKAISAGIEQRKAPSLIHSDLDVTSKVLRDILTEDVRRIIVDSQEEYNKIVRFIRTFMPKLNYCIELYDGDEPIFDSFGLEVEISRALGKKVWLKSGGSIIIEQTEALVAVDVNTGRYVGKHNLEDTILKTNLEAVKEIAFQLRLRNIGGLIIIDFIDMEKEQHRDKVHAAFEEVLKNDKNKTNILKISELGLIEMTRKRVRESIGRTLCEPCTYCEGKGYVKGHLTIIYEILRELQRELKDLPDGRVTLMAHPAIAGLLIDEERAGIDELEQETGRTVVINARPGFHIEQFEIAVG, from the coding sequence ATGACCAGGGAGTTGGTGATCAATACCACTTCGCATGAAACCCGTGTTGCCCTGCTCGAGGGGGGGCATATTGCCGAACTTTACATCGAACGCGAGCGCGAGATGGGCATTGTCGGCAATATTTACAAGGGGCGCGTGATCCGCGTTCTGCCGGGGATGCAGGCGGCGTTCGTAGATGTCGGTCTGGAAAAGGCGGCCTTTCTCTATGTGGCCGATGTCATTGATGAGATGAATGCGGTTGCGCGCTTTATCGATGGGGAAGGTTCGGGCACGGAGCAGGCTGAGGGTGAAGAGCAACCCTTGCCGCCGATCGAGGACCTGCTGCGCGAGGGGCAAGAGATCCTGGTGCAGATTTCCAAAGAACCGATCAGCACAAAGGGTGCGCGGATCACTTCACATATTTCATTGCCGGGCCGCCACCTGGTCTATATGCCGACGGTTGACCACGTCGGGATCTCGCGCCGGATCGATGACGAGGAGGAGCGCGAACGCTTGCGCGTGCTGGTTGAGACCATGAAGCCCGAAGGTTCGGGCTTCATCGTGCGCACTGTCTCTGAAGGGAAGAGCGAGGCCGATCTGAAAGCCGACATGGATTTTCTGGTCGAACTCTGGAAAGCGATCAGCGCCGGCATTGAGCAACGCAAGGCGCCATCACTGATCCATTCGGATCTGGACGTCACCAGTAAGGTGTTACGCGATATCCTGACTGAAGATGTGCGGCGGATCATTGTCGACTCGCAGGAAGAGTACAATAAAATCGTCCGTTTTATCCGAACCTTCATGCCTAAGCTTAACTACTGCATCGAACTCTATGACGGCGATGAACCAATCTTCGATTCCTTTGGACTTGAGGTTGAAATTTCGCGTGCGCTGGGGAAGAAAGTCTGGCTCAAGAGTGGTGGTTCGATCATCATCGAACAGACCGAAGCGCTGGTGGCGGTCGATGTGAATACCGGGCGATATGTCGGCAAGCACAACCTGGAAGATACCATCCTCAAGACCAACCTCGAAGCGGTCAAGGAGATCGCTTTTCAGTTGCGCTTGCGTAATATCGGCGGGCTGATCATCATCGATTTCATCGATATGGAGAAAGAGCAGCATCGAGACAAGGTCCACGCGGCCTTTGAAGAGGTGCTCAAGAACGACAAGAACAAGACCAATATCCTCAAGATCAGCGAGCTTGGTCTGATCGAGATGACGCGCAAGCGGGTGCGCGAATCGATCGGGCGGACCCTCTGTGAGCCCTGTACTTATTGCGAGGGGAAGGGCTACGTCAAAGGGCATTTGACGATCATCTATGAGATTTTGCGTGAGCTGCAGCGCGAGCTCAAGGATCTGCCTGATGGTCGGGTGACTCTGATGGCGCATCCTGCGATTGCCGGATTGCTGATTGATGAAGAGCGTGCCGGGATTGACGAGCTTGAACAGGAGACCGGGCGGACAGTCGTGATCAACGCGCGGCCAGGGTTTCACATCGAGCAATTTGAAATTGCGGTAGGATAA
- the obgE gene encoding GTPase ObgE, producing the protein MKFVDQVLIEVRSGDGGRGCVSFRREKFVALGGPNGGDGGRGGDVYFVVDPSLSTLLDFRYQRHHRAQNGAPGLGKDMHGKGGDDLFLHVPPGTLVFDDETGEQMLDLTATDDQVLFLSGGMGGRGNARFATSTNRAPRHAQPGIAGEVRQVRLELKLLADVGLIGLPNAGKSTLISVISAAKPKISDYPFTTLVPNLGVVDLGARTMVVADIPGLIEGASEGLGLGTRFLRHVERTDLFLHLIDLSMLQKGDPLENFELINRELERYDPALASKPQLVVFTKIDIPEVLEQAVQLKDHFIAQGHEVFLISAVSREGVKDLVQAAASRLAELRADQTPVVDDGRPLL; encoded by the coding sequence ATGAAGTTTGTAGATCAGGTGTTGATTGAGGTCCGGTCTGGTGATGGTGGCCGCGGTTGCGTTTCATTTCGACGCGAGAAGTTTGTCGCTCTCGGCGGCCCCAACGGGGGTGACGGCGGTAGAGGCGGTGATGTCTACTTTGTCGTCGATCCCAGCCTCTCTACCCTGCTTGATTTCCGTTATCAGCGACATCATCGTGCCCAAAACGGCGCTCCCGGACTGGGGAAAGATATGCACGGAAAAGGGGGGGATGACCTCTTTCTTCACGTGCCGCCCGGCACTCTCGTTTTTGATGATGAGACCGGTGAGCAGATGCTCGATCTGACCGCGACTGACGATCAGGTTCTGTTTCTGTCCGGCGGCATGGGTGGCCGGGGGAATGCCCGCTTTGCTACCAGCACCAATCGCGCCCCACGTCATGCTCAACCAGGTATCGCCGGTGAGGTGCGGCAGGTGAGGCTTGAGTTGAAACTGCTGGCCGATGTTGGTCTCATCGGGCTGCCGAATGCCGGCAAGTCAACCCTGATCTCGGTGATATCGGCCGCCAAACCCAAGATTTCGGACTATCCGTTTACAACCCTGGTGCCGAATCTCGGGGTCGTTGATCTGGGCGCTCGCACCATGGTCGTGGCGGATATCCCTGGCTTGATTGAAGGTGCCAGTGAGGGTTTGGGCCTCGGAACGCGCTTTCTGCGCCATGTCGAACGGACCGATCTTTTCCTGCATCTGATCGACCTGAGCATGTTGCAGAAGGGCGATCCGCTTGAAAATTTTGAACTGATCAATCGGGAGCTTGAACGCTATGACCCCGCACTCGCCAGCAAGCCACAGCTGGTGGTGTTTACCAAGATCGATATCCCTGAAGTTCTCGAGCAGGCGGTGCAACTCAAGGATCATTTTATCGCTCAGGGCCATGAGGTCTTTTTGATCTCAGCGGTGAGTCGTGAAGGGGTCAAGGATCTGGTTCAGGCCGCGGCATCACGACTGGCGGAGTTGCGCGCCGATCAAACACCGGTTGTTGATGATGGTCGGCCGCTGTTATAA
- the rplU gene encoding 50S ribosomal protein L21, which yields MYAVIKTGGKQYKVSEGDLFKVELIEGAVGETVELDQVLMVGGAEVKIGTPLVPGAKVMAQIVAQEKDKKILVFHSRRRKGYRKKNGHRQPITRLKVAAIEA from the coding sequence ATGTATGCGGTGATCAAGACCGGAGGCAAACAGTACAAAGTTTCCGAAGGCGACCTTTTTAAGGTCGAATTGATCGAAGGAGCTGTCGGTGAGACAGTTGAACTCGATCAGGTCCTCATGGTCGGTGGCGCAGAGGTTAAAATCGGAACACCTCTCGTACCAGGCGCTAAGGTAATGGCGCAGATCGTTGCTCAGGAAAAAGACAAGAAGATCCTTGTTTTTCATTCCCGGCGACGCAAAGGGTATCGTAAGAAGAACGGCCACCGTCAACCTATTACCCGACTTAAAGTCGCGGCAATCGAAGCTTAA
- a CDS encoding J domain-containing protein: protein MRYSELQAALAEFECFERISMAQLKERYRQLARRYHPDNGGGADPEKMRRVNEAYGILRDYFQEYRFDCSHAEFLEQYPEERLREQFAFDSLWGGHDPDV, encoded by the coding sequence ATGCGCTATTCAGAGTTGCAGGCGGCACTGGCCGAATTTGAATGTTTCGAGCGGATCAGCATGGCTCAGCTGAAAGAGCGTTACCGGCAACTGGCACGGCGCTATCATCCCGATAATGGCGGCGGGGCTGATCCGGAGAAAATGCGCCGGGTCAATGAAGCCTATGGAATTTTACGTGATTATTTTCAGGAGTATCGATTTGATTGTTCTCACGCAGAATTTCTTGAGCAGTACCCCGAAGAGCGGCTGCGCGAACAGTTTGCCTTTGACAGCCTCTGGGGCGGGCATGACCCGGATGTTTGA
- the moaC gene encoding cyclic pyranopterin monophosphate synthase MoaC — MSDKLTHFDAEGKAIMVDVGHKVATLRRALALGEIRMQPATLKRILDRSIEKGDVFGIARIAGIMAAKQTSSLIPLCHPLGLTSVELEFTSLAESGLVRISATAKVNGQTGVEMEALTAVSVAALTIYDMCKAIDKLMVIGEIRLQEKSGGKSGDFVRPEDC, encoded by the coding sequence ATGAGCGATAAACTGACCCACTTTGATGCCGAAGGTAAAGCGATCATGGTTGATGTCGGCCACAAGGTTGCGACCCTGCGCCGCGCACTCGCCCTGGGCGAAATTCGCATGCAGCCGGCTACCCTGAAGCGTATCCTTGACCGCAGTATTGAAAAAGGAGACGTCTTCGGCATCGCCCGGATCGCCGGCATCATGGCGGCCAAACAGACATCGAGCCTGATCCCGCTCTGTCATCCCCTCGGACTGACCTCGGTCGAGCTCGAATTCACCTCCCTCGCCGAGTCGGGCCTGGTACGAATCTCGGCAACAGCCAAGGTCAACGGACAGACCGGGGTCGAGATGGAAGCATTGACAGCCGTCTCGGTCGCCGCACTGACCATTTATGATATGTGCAAGGCGATCGACAAACTGATGGTGATCGGTGAAATCCGTCTGCAGGAAAAGAGCGGCGGCAAGAGCGGCGATTTCGTACGACCAGAAGACTGCTGA